From Primulina huaijiensis isolate GDHJ02 chromosome 15, ASM1229523v2, whole genome shotgun sequence, one genomic window encodes:
- the LOC140958356 gene encoding ETO1-like protein 1, with amino-acid sequence MRTLFASESCKETQLNSINPQSWLQVERGKLSKFAAQSPSSIESLIKVPEPPILPHYKPVDYVEDLAQLHEELESCPPEERSNLYLLQYQVFKGLGEAKLMRRSLRSAWLKATTVYEKIVFGAWLKYGKQGEDIISDLLSSCGKCQEFGAIDIASEFPVSKVPSFPCTLDDTGCPQIVSFRIGDKNIACDRHKIAELSAPFHAMLNGSFTEALCDDINLSENNISPSGMMVINKFSTTGSLNEVPADLLLEILVFANRFCCESLKDACDRKLASFVISTQDAVELFEYALEENSPVLAATCLQVFLHELPHSLNDPQVVELLSGLSLQQRSIMVGPASFFLYSLLTEVAMNSDPGSDISVLFSKQSVDCAGSSRQKMLALHKLGCVRFLRKEYDEAEKLFESALREGHVYSVVGLARLCHIDGHKHLSYEKMNSVISSYTPLGWMYQERSLYCEGEKRLGDLEKATELDPTLTYPYMYRAASLMRKPDVQAALAEINRVLGFKLALECLELRFCFYLALEDYKSAICDVQAILTLCPDYRMFDGRVAASQLRILVREHVENWTTADCWLQLYDRWSLVDDIGSLSVIYQMLESDASKGVLYFRQSLLLLRLNCPEAAMRSLQLARQHASNEPERLVYEGWILYDTGHCEEGLKKAEESIKLQRSFEAFFLKAYALADSSQDPSCSSTVISLLEEALKCPSDRLRKGQALNNLGSVHVDCGNLDAAADCYINALKIRHTRAHQGLARVHFLRNDKNAAYTEMTKLVEKARNNASAYEKRSEYCDRELTKADLEMVTRLDPLRAYPYRYRAAVLMDNQEEKEAIAELSTAIAFKADLHLFHLRAAFHEHIGDVIGALRDCRAALSVDPNHQEMLELRSRVNSQEP; translated from the exons ATGAGGACACTTTTTGCTTCTGAATCTTGTAAAGAAACACAGCTAAATTCCATCAATCCACAGTCATGGCTCCAAGTTGAAAGAGGAAAGCTTTCGAAATTTGCAGCACAGTCTCCATCTTCAAT AGAATCTCTTATCAAGGTCCCTGAACCTCCAATTCTTCCACATTACAAGCCTGTAGATTATGTAGAAGATTTAGCTCAACTTCATGAAGAACTCGAGTCATGTCCCCCAGAGGAGAGATCGAATCTTTACTTGTTGCAGTACCAGGTCTTTAAGGGTCTTGGAGAAGCCAAATTGATGAGAAGGAGCCTTCGCTCCGCCTGGCTCAAAGCAACCACTGTTTATGAGAAAATTGTCTTTGGGGCATGGCTGAAATATGGGAAGCAAGGTGAAGATATTATCTCTGACTTACTGTCATCTTGTGGTAAATGTCAGGAATTTGGAGCTATAGACATTGCATCTGAATTTCCTGTCAGCAAAGTTCCAAGTTTTCCATGTACTTTGGACGACACTGGTTGTCCACAGATTGTTTCTTTTCGAATTGGAGACAAGAATATTGCCTGTGATAGGCATAAGATTGCAGAACTGTCAGCTCCATTTCATGCCATGCTTAATGGGTCATTTACTGAAGCCTTGTGTGATGACATTAATCTGTCGGAAAACAATATTTCCCCTTCAGGAATGATGGTCATTAATAAATTTAGCACTACAGGAAGCTTAAATGAAGTCCCCGCAGATCTTTTGTTAGAGATATTGGTATTTGCAAATAGATTTTGTTGTGAAAGCCTCAAGGATGCTTGTGATAGGAAACTTGCTTCTTTTGTAATCTCGACACAAGATGCGGTGGAACTCTTTGAGTATGCTCTTGAAGAAAACTCCCCTGTCCTGGCCGCGACTTGTCTGCAGGTTTTCCTTCACGAACTACCTCACTCATTAAATGACCCACAGGTAGTTGAATTGTTAAGCGGCCTCAGTCTGCAGCAAAGGTCTATAATGGTGGGGCCTGcttcatttttcctttattcTCTATTAACCGAAGTCGCTATGAATTCTGATCCTGGTTCAGACATATCAGTTCTTTTCTCGAAGCAGTCAGTAGACTGTGCTGGAAGCAGCCGACAGAAAATGTTAGCTCTTCATAAGTTGGGATGTGTTAGATTCCTCAGAAAAGAATATGATGAAGCAGAGAAGCTTTTCGAGTCTGCTTTGCGTGAAGGCCATGTTTATTCTGTTGTTGGCTTAGCCCGATTATGTCATATTGATGGTCATAAACATTTGTCATACGAAAAGATGAACTCTGTCATATCCTCATATACTCCTCTTGGATGGATGTATCAAGAGAGGTCTTTATATTGCGAGGGCGAGAAAAGGTTGGGAGACCTTGAGAAAGCTACAGAGTTGGACCCAACCTTGACTTATCCCTACATGTATCGAGCTGCATCTTTGATGAGGAAACCAGATGTCCAGGCGGCCCTTGCAGAAATCAATAGGGTTCTTGGGTTTAAACTTGCACTAGAATGCTTAGAGCTGCGCTTCTGTTTCTATCTCGCCCTTGAGGATTACAAATCAGCTATATGTGATGTACAGGCAATTCTTACTCTATGTCCAGATTATCGGATGTTTGATGGACGAGTTGCAGCTTCCCAACTTCGGATTCTTGTGCGAGAGCATGTTGAAAACTGGACAACAGCTGATTGTTGGCTGCAACTATATGATAGATGGTCATTAGTTGATGATATTGGATCACTCTCAGTGATATACCAGATGCTCGAGTCTGATGCTTCTAAAGGAGTCCTGTACTTCAGGCAGTCTTTGCTTCTTTTAAG ACTGAATTGTCCTGAAGCAGCCATGCGAAGTTTGCAACTAGCACGTCAGCATGCTTCCAACGAACCCGAACGGTTAGTTTACGAGGGATGGATCCTATATGATACTGGCCATTGTGAAGAAGGGCTAAAGAAAGCTGAGGAATCCATAAAACTTCAGAGATCCTTTGAAGCTTTTTTCCTAAAAGCCTATGCTTTAGCTGACTCTAGTCAGGATCCTTCTTGTTCCTCCACTGTTATATCCCTTCTCGAGGAAGCGTTGAAATGCCCATCAGATAGACTTCGAAAAGGTCAG GCACTCAACAATCTAGGCAGTGTCCATGTTGATTGTGGTAACTTGGATGCAGCAGCTGATTGCTACATTAATGCCCTTAAAATACGTCATACTCGAGCTCACCAAGGCCTAGCCCGTGTTCATTTCCTGAGAAATGACAAAAATGCCGCATATACCGAGATGACAAAACTGGTCGAGAAGGCGAGAAATAATGCATCAGCTTATGAAAAACGGTCTGAGTATTGCGATCGTGAACTCACAAAGGCTGATCTTGAAATGGTCACTCGCTTAGACCCTTTGCGGGCGTACCCATACAGATATCGAGCTGCAG TTTTGATGGACAACCAGGAAGAAAAAGAAGCCATTGCAGAACTCTCAACGGCTATTGCATTTAAAGCAGACCTTCACCTTTTTCATCTTCGTGCTGCATTCCACGAGCACATTGGTGATGTTATAGGTGCATTACGAGACTGTCGAGCTGCTCTTTCAGTCGACCCTAATCATCAAGAAATGTTGGAGCTTCGTAGCCGTGTGAATTCTCAAGAACCTTGA